TTTTTATTTTCGTTATTTGCCTTTTCTAATCTTGCattgaactctttgtaGTTTTTCTGCTCATAGATTGCCAAGTCTTTCCCAAATTGCATTAAGCTTTGGTTCACTATTGATTCAATACTTTGACCCTTATGATAATCCTTTTCAACTATTTTTTCCTCTAGTTTAGCAATAATCTCATTTTGTAATTTATTTAGTATCTTCAGTAGCAGTGGATCGACCTGCATGCCAGCTGCAGGATTCCCACCTCTGACAACATCCCAAGGTCTTACGCTTGCAACATTTTGCGAGGATGAGTTCAAATTCGTTAGTATTGTTCCCGAAAGAGACGTACTTCTTGCTGTTGTTGGTCGCTGAAGCTCTACCAATGCTTCTATATCTCTAACTCGGTCGTTGATATC
The window above is part of the Torulaspora delbrueckii CBS 1146 chromosome 3, complete genome genome. Proteins encoded here:
- the ATG38 gene encoding Atg38p (similar to Saccharomyces cerevisiae YLR211C; ancestral locus Anc_7.325), giving the protein MSYAVLLPRNMTSLGEAYKYIDGAEQESRNGNLSEALEKYRHALDNLIVKEEGAEEVRLGPEVVEAIKLLRQDINDRVRDIEALVELQRPTTARSTSLSGTILTNLNSSSQNVASVRPWDVVRGGNPAAGMQVDPLLLKILNKLQNEIIAKLEEKIVEKDYHKGQSIESIVNQSLMQFGKDLAIYEQKNYKEFNARLEKANNENKKLSNQIVKLRERWDSLVESAKQRRTRQQDNLNGNNSG